A genomic window from Thunnus thynnus chromosome 12, fThuThy2.1, whole genome shotgun sequence includes:
- the LOC137193413 gene encoding uncharacterized protein, which produces MDEPVDSLRIRYREEDGTVLFESYIPPSRDAVHLPTYMLYLLMAVFILLGVLYAIIGHLIKDLIHDCADWLFGEQPEEVVVNYCEAKDKFVADWCPETSPELEAMARAEENKMADKDFMKAPAIWIISTEPRGSRSGPRVVFGKRT; this is translated from the exons ATGGACGAGCCGGTGGACAGTTTACGCATTCGCTACAGAGAGGAAGATGGGACGGTGTTGTTTGAGAGCTATATACCTCCCTCTCGGGATGCTGTCCACCTGCCTACCTATATGCTCTACCTGCTCATGGCCGTCTTCATTCTGCTGGGTGTTCTTTATGCCATCATTGGCCACCTAATCAAAGACCTCATCCATGACTGTGCTG ACTGGCTGTTTGGAGAGCAGCCTGAAGAGGTGGTGGTGAACTATTGTGAGGCGAAGGATAAGTTCGTGGCAGACTGGTGCCCAGAAACCTCCCCTGAACTGGAGGCCATGGCTCGGGCCGAGGAGAACAAGATGGCAGACAAGGATTTCATGAAAGCCCCTGCTATCTGGATCATCTCTACAGAACCGCGGGGAAGCAGGTCGGGACCTCGTGTGGTCTTTGGGAAGAGGACTTAA